The nucleotide sequence CTCATTCTTTAGCTCTTCAATCTGGGCCTTTAGTTCTGCGTTGATAGTTTCCAACTTTTCTGATTCCTAGCCACAGAGCACAGACACAAGTATTGCAGTGAGTATTTTACATAGTTAACCATAATGTTATTGTGATGGTTGCCACCCTTTATTGGTAGCAAAGCATGATGGTTGGGTTAGAAAGAAACTACCTGCTTCTTAATTAGTCATAATTATGCAGCTGTACCTGACCAGTATATAATAGTCTATAGAACTGATTCAGACAATGGCCCTCTTTGCCCTTTAAAGAAATATGACAGTGGTCACAAAGCCAAATTCAATAGAGCTACCTGCCAAACATTGCTTTGGCCAAAAGGAAGCTTACTTGCCGCCACGCCACCCCCCACACAAAGCCATTATGAACTCACTTGGCCAGTCCAATGGCCAAGTGGAAGTTCCAGTGAGCTGTGCCCCAAGATCTGAATCCTTGATTCTAGCGTGGTTCCTTGTTCCCAGGCCAGCAGGGACTTAGAACATGGGGAGGCAGTCCGTTCATTTTGGTGTAGGATGATAAGAAGCGGCACCCTGCTTTTCTCTGATAAGCCCCTCTGACCAACACAAGGAGTTATGTTAATGGGCTCCCCACGCTTTTCTGAAGAGACAGTCACTGATATGGGGCCTTTGAGAGACTGTTTAGTACACGTAATGCACTAAATATTAAATGCTTCTAATCACAAACTTGCTAATGGAGACAGACATTAGCACTGTAAGGGATACTATGTGCCTATTCTTGTGTCCTCTGTGCTACCATGTGTAAATGCTCTTGTCTATAGGACTCTTAGGACATCATTACTGTTTTGCAGTGGCATAAGCTTATGGTATCAATAAGTAATAGTACATAAGCTTGTGATCTGTAAAAGTTACTTCTCTGAAAAGTTCAATCAGGAGTGTAAATTACAAACCAAATGAGATGCAGCTTTAATCTGTTAAGCTACTACATCAGTGATCATTTCTAACTGAAGAGCCATTTCATAGAGAAATCAAGTTTTGGTGCATGGAGTAAGCATAAAAGTTATTAGAATCTATAATATACATTATGTGAAATGTAATTTCAATTCCTCGTGTGTtccatttacattttcagattAGTATTATCCACATAAATAACATTATCACTCACTAAAATTGCAGcaattttctcttctccttctacAATTATTTTTCATCTATCTTTCATTGTTAACCAAATTTGATCTAAAGGCatttgggtgaaatttaccccagTGCCCTAGGATTTTGCATAGGCCTTGTGCCAGTCTGCTTCACAAAGATGAATTTAACCCATTGGTGAATTCAGCTTTCCAACACTCAAGTGAGGTGGctaaatatctccattttacagttggggaaaagagggtaaatgacttgtccaagatcacacaggaagcctgtagcagagACAGGAACAGAGTCCAcatctcctgtgtcccagtcctGACCTTTAGCCCGAAGACATTGTCCTATTTGCTCAAATAATGGAAAGAGGAAATAGGGTGAGAACAGTCAAAGTCAGTAACTTACTTTCTGcaaacattctgttttctcctTCTTTTTGTTGCGGCATTTTGCAGCTGCAATTTTGttcctttcccttcttctctttttcctttcatCTTCTTGGGGTGAAAACTAGCAAGATTCAAGATGCACATACTCAGCATGATGCAGTAAATGCAGAATCATCATGTTGATAATTGCtgacttttaaaataatggtAGCACTAAAGGTTAGCAGTAATAGGTTTGTGACCAAGACAGAGCAGACGACACCCTAGAAGTATGCTTCTGATCTCAcaacagtgtaaatcaggagtaactcctccGAGGTCATCACTGTAAACCTGGTGTTAACAGATCAGAATGATATCCTCCATGTGTCACATTCTGAAGATTTATttaagccaacatttttaaattaaaaatatattcagattTTATTCTACTGACTAATGTTTAATTCCCTGAAGTCAGgaggagttttgtctgagtaataATGATGTGTAGAATCAGGCCCCTAGTCTGGTGGTTGGATAGCACAGTACTATGCCAGTGTCTAAGATCTACTAGCTGTACTCAACCCAGCCATCTTTACACATTGAATGCCCTCTGATGCCAATAGGAGTTTGGAGTGGGATCAATGGTTGTGTATGGAATTCACAAGAAGTTCCACTCTTTGCActcaattctgctctcagttactccagtgtaaaCCCAAAGTAACTTTGGCCCTACGGACCAGAGTCTCATCTCACTTGgattttacactggtataactccatagatttcagtggagttactcaaaTTTATACCAATGTGCATgagttcacaatctggcccccCACAAGGCTAGGAATGGCACAGCTTGTTTCTTCAAAAGAGGGTGTTATTATACAACTTAGCGCTTTCCTTTTGGCCACCTGGTAGGTTCACAACCAGAAAACTGGTTTACAACCAATTCACGGCTATTGACCAAAATTAAGCTATCTTTTTATATTGAGATAGTGACCTTGATATAAAATCCTAGTGGTTGATTTTACTTCCCTGTAGCGAGCTGAGGAAAGTCAACCCTTTACCTCCCACCTGCGGATGACCTCAACTAACTACATCAAGGTTAAATTGCAGTGACTTGCTCCAGGCCCTACAGCAAGTCAGTAGTGAAGCCAGATCCAGAGTAGCCTCTAGAGATACTCCCTTCCATTAATAAGGGAAGTTATTACTTGTCTCAGGCTAAAAATAAACTGGCCCTAActgaaaagaaaagtgaaatcGTGTTTCACAGTAGCAtctaaagaaaacagaaataaagaaacACTAGAGCACTGAACACAGTGACAGATTTAGTCCCCTAAGGACTGCCTGTGTGAGTTTATATCATTCTTGGTCTTTGGTATATTTTGTGGTCCACTAAATCAGAACACTAATCAATCAAACGGAATCATCATCGAAGGAAAAATACCTCTGCTTTCAGAACAGACATTTCAACAGGTCTTTCCAACACTGTCACTGTATCCAATGTGGAAGACATCCTGTGGGATAGGCACTTATTTTGGATGGCAAATCTCAATTCTTCCTTCACCAGTGGGGTTAGATTTGTGAAATCCTCAAACCCCAGTGATGCTGTAGGAGACAAACAGGGAACAATTGCGGAGGCGCTGATTTCTGATGCAGATACCTGGCTTGGGTTTTGGAGCATCATTTTGCTGaaaaggaacaaaataaaaacattgaataGTCTTTCAATAATCTTAAAAAGCCAAACAGATTTGACAAAAGAGAGCTGTATTTTCCATAACTATGAACCAATCCCTGCATATTTTTTGCATAGGTTGAGGTGACACACTAATTTATACACATAAATAGTGTaagatatgtatacacacacatttatagaTTTATTTTAGAGTCTCATGGAAAGGTGTGTGAGTTGACACTGTAGTTCATAATGGTTGCAAGAGAACGGTTACTGTCTATTTTATAAGGACTGATCATGTATTCCTTGAGCAAtccaaacttccattgaaatcaagcagTGTAGGCTCAGGTCCTAAGTGAATGCATCtatatttaatcattttttaaatggatgcaTGTTTTTTAGATTCTATCTTATTATGCAAGTCCATTTTCAGGATCTTTCTGCATTGTGAATCCTTCAAGCATGGCAGGGTGTGTGATGATAGTATTGGGGtgtgagggaggaaaggagaaggacCCATAGAAGGAAAATGGCAATTGAagagattttaaattttaaaattataaaaagacaaaattaatGGTTCTCTCATACTAAGAGCTGTACCTCTATATTCGAGCTTGGAAGGAATGGGCCAGATCTTGGcttcagttacacctgtgtaaatccaaagtaactacACTGGATGCCTAGATTTACGTGGGTGTGACTgagtgagattagaatctggtCGACAATTGTTCAAATCAAAAGATAAATTCCTGAAAAGCAGTTTGTAATAAAAGTTGGCACAAGCATAAAGAGCTATACATGCTCAGATGTATCAAGCCAGAGGTAGAGTTGGAGGG is from Dermochelys coriacea isolate rDerCor1 chromosome 3, rDerCor1.pri.v4, whole genome shotgun sequence and encodes:
- the ATF3 gene encoding cyclic AMP-dependent transcription factor ATF-3, with the translated sequence MMLQNPSQVSASEISASAIVPCLSPTASLGFEDFTNLTPLVKEELRFAIQNKCLSHRMSSTLDTVTVLERPVEMSVLKAEFSPQEDERKKRRRERNKIAAAKCRNKKKEKTECLQKESEKLETINAELKAQIEELKNEKQHLIYMLNLHRPTCIVRAQNGRTPEDERNLFIQQIKEGTLQG